A single window of Halodesulfovibrio sp. DNA harbors:
- a CDS encoding cation transporter — translation MPAITVTGMSCQHCVKAVTTALEAIEGISDVSIDLVSGNVEWKEASPVPTETIENAITGIGFEIKK, via the coding sequence ATGCCAGCAATTACTGTTACCGGAATGTCATGTCAGCACTGCGTTAAAGCAGTTACTACCGCACTTGAAGCCATCGAAGGCATCTCTGATGTTTCAATAGACCTTGTTTCTGGAAATGTTGAATGGAAGGAAGCAAGCCCTGTTCCTACAGAAACTATTGAAAATGCCATCACCGGTATTGGGTTTGAAATAAAAAAATAA
- a CDS encoding 4-hydroxybenzoate octaprenyltransferase, with protein MISASTLFAKFGAVCRMVKIEHSIFALPFAYLGQFIAAGGIPSLKPFLLLTVAMVAIRSVAMAFNRVIDLPFDSKNPRTQQRPLVTGEITPMQTWFFIAVMAAIFVVACFFINELSFMLSPVALFVAVFYSLLKRFTWLCHFWLGAVLALSPLAGWISVDPQFTVPAVLFAWGILFWVAGFDIIYSCQDMGYDRTAGLHSVPAHFGLESALVISSFCHVVTAIMFLMGGWAAGLGWAYFAVWAVVSGVLFWEHCIISADDMSRVNMAFFTMNGFISVLLFAGALAGIFY; from the coding sequence ATGATTTCGGCTTCTACTCTTTTTGCTAAGTTTGGTGCTGTGTGCCGAATGGTTAAGATTGAGCACTCTATTTTTGCACTGCCGTTTGCATACCTCGGGCAGTTTATCGCGGCTGGCGGGATTCCTTCCTTGAAGCCGTTTTTGCTGCTTACTGTGGCAATGGTTGCGATTCGTTCCGTAGCAATGGCGTTCAATAGAGTTATTGATCTTCCGTTTGATTCTAAAAATCCGCGTACGCAACAGCGACCGCTTGTAACTGGTGAAATTACACCAATGCAGACATGGTTTTTTATTGCGGTGATGGCTGCAATTTTTGTTGTTGCGTGTTTCTTTATAAATGAACTCAGCTTTATGCTGTCTCCAGTAGCGTTGTTTGTGGCTGTGTTTTATAGCTTGCTCAAACGTTTTACATGGCTTTGCCATTTCTGGCTCGGTGCAGTGCTTGCTTTGTCACCGTTGGCAGGCTGGATAAGTGTTGACCCGCAATTTACTGTTCCGGCAGTACTTTTTGCATGGGGTATTTTATTCTGGGTTGCAGGGTTTGATATTATCTATTCATGTCAGGATATGGGCTATGACCGCACTGCGGGGCTGCACTCCGTTCCTGCACATTTTGGGCTTGAATCTGCATTGGTAATCTCTTCATTCTGCCATGTTGTGACAGCAATAATGTTTCTTATGGGAGGCTGGGCAGCAGGGCTTGGTTGGGCATATTTCGCCGTGTGGGCTGTTGTTTCCGGCGTGTTGTTCTGGGAACACTGCATCATCAGTGCTGATGATATGAGCCGGGTTAATATGGCGTTTTTTACCATGAACGGTTTTATTTCAGTTCTGCTGTTTGCTGGTGCTCTTGCTGGTATTTTTTATTAG
- the hypA gene encoding hydrogenase maturation nickel metallochaperone HypA, translated as MHEMAIAASLIDIVKEEMAKHNASKLLMVRVCYGKLTNLVPDALEFAFEVQTKETSLDGAELELKEIPVTVTCGECSTEFTPEGTDLFYMPCPSCENLFGHTVLTGKELYVDHLEAE; from the coding sequence ATGCATGAAATGGCAATAGCAGCAAGTCTAATTGATATCGTCAAGGAAGAGATGGCGAAGCATAATGCCTCTAAATTACTGATGGTTCGCGTTTGTTACGGCAAATTAACAAACCTTGTGCCAGATGCACTTGAGTTTGCATTTGAAGTACAAACAAAAGAGACCTCGTTAGATGGCGCTGAGCTGGAACTTAAAGAAATTCCTGTGACTGTCACTTGCGGTGAATGCTCTACAGAGTTTACGCCGGAAGGGACAGATCTTTTCTATATGCCGTGTCCGTCGTGCGAAAATTTATTCGGGCACACAGTGCTCACAGGAAAAGAACTTTACGTAGATCATCTTGAAGCGGAGTAA
- a CDS encoding tetratricopeptide repeat protein, whose protein sequence is MKEGVYHTSSSLWIGAGATRRKSISKRYWFARTGPEGYIEVQLLTSNLTPIGDKRLIEYDEFEDEYVFEPGLLALEVQSTSIGSDNEVIELLKFEPDDGTSSTGRKKTPLHHEEREATEQFDKGMSLLSGGYAKQGRKILLAVPEKNVNWKKRHKHLFNGFGTQLRKQREPEIALKHYLKAVELSPNDDHLCYNVARVYYDLRKMADCKRWLNRALVANPKLEPAQKFLRAITSRSQLR, encoded by the coding sequence ATGAAAGAAGGCGTATATCACACGTCATCCAGTCTTTGGATTGGTGCCGGTGCAACAAGAAGAAAAAGTATTTCAAAGAGATACTGGTTTGCACGTACGGGGCCGGAAGGGTATATCGAAGTTCAGCTGCTTACAAGTAACCTGACTCCTATAGGTGACAAACGGCTGATTGAGTATGATGAGTTTGAAGATGAATATGTTTTTGAACCTGGTTTGCTTGCGCTTGAAGTTCAATCAACATCTATCGGCAGCGATAATGAAGTTATTGAATTGCTCAAGTTTGAACCGGATGATGGTACATCATCCACTGGGCGTAAGAAAACACCTCTTCACCATGAAGAGCGGGAAGCAACTGAGCAATTTGATAAAGGCATGAGCCTGCTGAGTGGCGGGTATGCAAAGCAGGGACGCAAGATTCTGCTTGCTGTACCTGAGAAAAATGTGAACTGGAAAAAGAGGCATAAGCACCTCTTTAATGGTTTTGGAACGCAGTTACGTAAGCAGCGTGAGCCGGAAATAGCATTAAAACATTACTTGAAAGCTGTTGAGCTTTCTCCTAATGATGACCACTTGTGCTATAATGTTGCCCGTGTGTATTATGATTTGCGAAAGATGGCTGATTGCAAACGATGGTTGAACCGTGCTCTTGTTGCAAACCCGAAATTAGAGCCAGCGCAAAAATTTCTGCGTGCGATAACGAGCAGGTCGCAATTACGATAA
- a CDS encoding AMIN domain-containing protein, which yields MNRNIIMLLALALVAGTALIAFNKWMMRDAYSMLDKNSSDIETAVEVQKNSVLDTLVIEKSTADTIQAVSGQRERLVKDGTESVVAVSKGQPATVPQTKTRAHQHGDRPRQTVKSQTGGKAATQGGLEARTSSLHPKRTHHSTPKRRVKKSSTRVQKKLSPLVAVTYKNHTLRVTAEKKITYKIFALKKPDRVVVDVVGHFTKALPNPKVTADSVVKAVRLGHHEDRVRIVLDLQRKMSPKWVVNHSGKNLSVAMQ from the coding sequence GTGAACCGCAATATTATCATGCTGTTAGCATTAGCTTTAGTAGCTGGGACTGCTCTGATTGCCTTTAATAAATGGATGATGCGCGATGCTTACAGCATGTTGGACAAGAATTCGTCTGACATTGAGACGGCTGTTGAAGTGCAGAAAAACAGCGTGTTAGACACATTGGTTATAGAAAAAAGTACAGCAGATACAATTCAAGCAGTTTCCGGACAGCGAGAGCGATTAGTAAAAGATGGCACGGAGTCTGTTGTAGCAGTCTCAAAAGGACAGCCTGCTACCGTTCCTCAAACAAAGACTCGTGCACATCAACACGGTGATAGACCACGCCAGACGGTAAAGTCTCAGACAGGTGGAAAAGCTGCGACACAAGGGGGGCTGGAAGCGAGAACGTCTTCCCTTCATCCAAAGCGTACTCATCACTCTACGCCAAAACGTAGAGTGAAGAAGTCTTCTACGAGGGTGCAGAAAAAATTATCGCCGCTTGTGGCTGTAACGTATAAGAATCATACGTTACGGGTTACTGCTGAAAAAAAAATTACATATAAAATATTTGCATTGAAAAAGCCGGATAGAGTTGTTGTGGATGTTGTGGGACACTTCACTAAAGCTCTACCGAATCCGAAAGTGACAGCGGATAGTGTTGTAAAGGCAGTCCGATTAGGTCATCATGAGGATAGAGTCCGCATTGTGTTGGATTTGCAAAGAAAAATGTCTCCTAAATGGGTTGTGAACCACAGCGGAAAAAATCTCTCTGTAGCAATGCAATAG
- the hypB gene encoding hydrogenase nickel incorporation protein HypB, producing MEIPVVRNILEANDKIAVNLKELFAKHGILVLNLISSPGAGKTSILERTLTDLKNEFTMAVIEGDCQTDNDARRVAETGAKAVQINTDGGCHLDSNMITAALANFDLDEIDILFIENVGNLVCPVEFDCGEDFKVALLSVPEGDDKPEKYPALFEKSSAMILNKCDLLPYVQFDVERAIKFATQLNKDMPVFQTSCTTSDGLDTWYNWLREAHAAKQK from the coding sequence ATGGAAATCCCAGTAGTACGCAACATACTTGAAGCAAACGATAAAATAGCAGTAAATTTAAAAGAACTTTTTGCTAAACACGGCATTCTTGTTCTTAACCTCATCAGTTCACCGGGTGCCGGAAAAACTTCTATTCTTGAACGCACTCTCACAGACCTTAAAAATGAATTTACAATGGCTGTTATTGAAGGTGACTGCCAGACAGACAATGATGCTCGCAGAGTTGCCGAAACTGGAGCCAAAGCTGTTCAAATCAATACAGATGGCGGTTGCCATCTCGACAGTAATATGATTACTGCTGCACTGGCTAATTTTGATCTGGATGAAATTGACATTCTCTTTATCGAAAACGTCGGTAACCTTGTATGTCCGGTAGAATTCGACTGCGGCGAAGACTTTAAAGTTGCGCTTCTCAGCGTACCGGAAGGTGACGACAAGCCGGAAAAATATCCTGCCCTGTTTGAAAAATCTTCAGCGATGATTCTTAACAAGTGCGATTTACTTCCATACGTTCAGTTTGATGTTGAACGTGCCATTAAATTTGCCACCCAGTTAAATAAAGACATGCCAGTATTCCAGACATCCTGCACCACCAGCGATGGTCTTGATACATGGTACAACTGGCTTCGCGAAGCACACGCTGCAAAGCAGAAGTAA
- a CDS encoding MogA/MoaB family molybdenum cofactor biosynthesis protein: MNAHYFTASKALSKGETVFVGRNGDDAQLLATINTTLPPAYFPVGTVFSANGNSSCPYFMVVQNGYSPAQHGVHSVEGMWVEMLCDLQQDSCVVAAHKEELSLAWVTLSDKGARKERVDGSGPLVEKLVREKYSLAYSRGYIIADEELQLRQLLCDLALRQKFDLIVTTGGTGVAPRDVTPEATVKVIDRRLQGMEQAMMAASLQKTPNAVISRAIAGTLGTSLIVNMPGSTKAVAENLEAVLPAFGHTIAKLQGDPADCGN, translated from the coding sequence ATGAACGCACATTATTTCACAGCATCAAAAGCTCTTTCAAAGGGTGAAACTGTTTTTGTAGGTAGGAACGGAGACGACGCGCAGTTGTTAGCGACCATCAATACTACGCTGCCTCCTGCGTACTTTCCTGTTGGAACCGTTTTTTCAGCTAATGGCAACAGCTCATGTCCATACTTTATGGTTGTTCAGAATGGATATTCTCCAGCACAACATGGAGTTCATTCTGTTGAAGGCATGTGGGTTGAAATGCTCTGCGATCTTCAACAAGATTCTTGTGTAGTAGCAGCACACAAAGAAGAACTGAGCCTCGCATGGGTTACACTTTCTGACAAAGGTGCTCGCAAGGAGCGCGTAGACGGAAGTGGACCTTTGGTTGAAAAGCTTGTGCGGGAGAAATATTCTCTCGCATATTCTCGAGGGTACATCATTGCTGATGAAGAGTTACAGTTGCGTCAATTGCTTTGTGATTTAGCATTGCGGCAGAAGTTTGATCTTATTGTAACAACGGGCGGAACAGGCGTAGCTCCGCGCGATGTTACACCAGAGGCAACCGTTAAGGTTATCGATCGACGGCTTCAAGGAATGGAGCAGGCAATGATGGCAGCCAGTTTGCAAAAAACACCGAATGCTGTCATTTCGCGTGCAATTGCAGGTACTCTCGGAACTTCCTTGATAGTGAATATGCCGGGTAGTACAAAAGCTGTTGCAGAAAATTTGGAAGCGGTTCTCCCAGCATTCGGGCATACTATTGCCAAATTGCAGGGGGATCCGGCAGATTGCGGAAACTAG
- a CDS encoding amino acid ABC transporter ATP-binding protein, with product MISAKNVNKYFYIPEELHALKDVSMEVAAGEVLVVIGPSGSGKSTFLRCLNRLEYANSGSITIEGTEVLDPSCDINEIRAEVGMVFQSFNLFPHMTVLENITMAQLTVRKRSKKDAEQKGMALLEKVGLAHKYNVYPDQLSGGQQQRIAIARALAMDPKVLLFDEPTSALDPEMVGEVLDVMKNLAKEGMTMVVVTHEMGFAREVADRVVFMDGGQLVEEGTPEHFFTSPEHERTKLFLSQIL from the coding sequence ATGATTAGCGCTAAAAACGTTAATAAATATTTTTATATTCCTGAAGAGCTTCACGCTCTTAAAGATGTCTCCATGGAAGTTGCAGCAGGTGAAGTGCTTGTTGTTATCGGTCCATCCGGCTCAGGGAAGTCTACTTTTCTCCGATGCTTGAACCGTCTTGAGTATGCTAACAGCGGCTCAATTACCATTGAAGGTACTGAGGTATTAGACCCTAGCTGCGATATTAATGAGATTCGCGCTGAAGTTGGGATGGTATTCCAGTCTTTCAACTTGTTCCCGCATATGACTGTGCTTGAGAATATTACCATGGCTCAGCTGACCGTGCGTAAGCGTTCTAAGAAGGATGCAGAGCAAAAAGGTATGGCATTGCTGGAAAAAGTTGGTCTTGCACATAAATATAATGTGTATCCTGACCAGCTTTCTGGTGGTCAGCAGCAGCGTATTGCTATTGCTCGCGCTCTTGCAATGGACCCGAAAGTATTGCTGTTTGACGAGCCTACCTCTGCGCTTGACCCAGAAATGGTTGGCGAGGTTCTGGATGTTATGAAAAACCTTGCGAAAGAAGGTATGACAATGGTTGTTGTTACTCACGAAATGGGCTTTGCCCGTGAAGTGGCAGACCGTGTTGTCTTTATGGACGGTGGTCAGCTTGTTGAAGAGGGTACACCGGAACATTTCTTTACAAGCCCTGAACATGAAAGAACCAAGCTGTTCCTGAGTCAGATTTTGTAA
- a CDS encoding phosphoethanolamine transferase produces MNLAALLSFLFSVLMLPDIVRLPIAYLLPAVAYLLLFNFFVMYLVCHIRKLAVYTIPPIFFASAITSYFYGVYRIKIDKELLFLLLETTTGEAGEFITTELIIFGAIALLLTSILTYLLKHSSGKFNGKVVAILFIVLLPTTFLLGKYKKNPHVRVVRPITATKYIFPYSVITCIAEFSGQYFENLTQGERESSAKLPSIFIPQKKPLHIIVVIGESARADRFQINGYPRETTPKLIKEKNLINFGGIQSFAAYTRLSVPAMITPATSQHPESTMSSYLGLFKKHGFKTTWISANDRFNSNDTPTTKAIGDVDNSIFRNSLGNVSYGEFYDAMLLTPLQETLVANAQHNQAITLHTRGSHANYAARYPEEFKKFLPDAYDEKMQPQQVSNAYDNSILATDSFLASIIELVRDKNAVVIYSSDHGESLGEEGRFGHGNALAPEQRNVPFFIWYSDDYRKLNETTVDTLKKHVGSSLSHDVFFPWILNLGGILLPDTNQPVLLSVTK; encoded by the coding sequence ATGAACTTAGCAGCGTTGCTCTCATTCCTCTTCTCAGTCTTAATGCTTCCAGACATTGTAAGACTTCCAATTGCCTACTTACTTCCAGCTGTTGCGTATCTGCTTCTGTTTAATTTCTTCGTTATGTATTTGGTTTGCCACATACGCAAACTTGCGGTGTACACAATTCCACCCATCTTTTTTGCAAGCGCCATCACAAGCTACTTTTATGGTGTTTATCGCATAAAAATAGACAAAGAACTTCTTTTTCTTTTGCTAGAGACAACTACAGGCGAAGCTGGTGAGTTCATAACAACAGAACTCATCATATTTGGCGCAATCGCCCTATTACTTACAAGCATCCTTACCTACCTGTTAAAACATTCTTCAGGGAAATTTAATGGTAAGGTCGTCGCAATCCTTTTCATTGTCTTGCTGCCTACAACTTTTTTGTTGGGCAAATATAAAAAAAACCCGCATGTACGGGTTGTTCGCCCTATTACAGCAACCAAGTATATCTTTCCGTATTCAGTTATAACCTGTATTGCTGAATTTTCTGGACAATATTTCGAAAACCTTACGCAGGGTGAACGCGAAAGCAGTGCCAAGCTGCCTTCTATTTTTATTCCTCAAAAGAAGCCGTTGCACATTATTGTTGTCATCGGCGAATCTGCCCGCGCTGACCGTTTTCAAATAAACGGATACCCGCGAGAAACCACCCCTAAATTGATAAAAGAAAAAAATCTCATCAACTTTGGGGGAATTCAATCGTTTGCGGCATACACTCGCCTTTCAGTTCCAGCGATGATTACACCAGCAACCAGTCAGCATCCTGAATCCACTATGAGTTCTTACCTCGGGCTATTCAAAAAACATGGATTCAAGACGACTTGGATATCAGCTAATGACCGTTTCAATAGTAATGATACTCCAACGACAAAAGCTATTGGTGATGTAGACAATAGCATTTTCAGAAACTCACTGGGTAACGTTTCGTATGGCGAGTTTTATGATGCAATGCTTCTTACGCCTCTTCAAGAAACACTTGTAGCAAATGCACAACACAATCAGGCAATAACACTGCACACTCGTGGCAGCCATGCAAACTATGCTGCGCGATATCCTGAGGAATTCAAAAAATTCTTACCGGATGCATATGACGAGAAAATGCAACCTCAACAAGTCAGCAACGCTTACGATAACAGCATCCTTGCGACAGACAGCTTTCTTGCATCTATTATCGAACTCGTCAGAGATAAAAATGCAGTCGTTATCTATAGCTCTGACCACGGCGAATCGCTTGGAGAAGAGGGACGGTTTGGGCACGGAAACGCGCTAGCACCCGAACAGCGAAACGTCCCGTTTTTTATCTGGTATTCAGATGATTATCGCAAACTTAACGAAACAACAGTTGATACGCTTAAGAAGCACGTAGGTTCATCTCTATCCCATGACGTCTTCTTTCCATGGATTTTGAACCTTGGGGGAATATTGCTACCGGACACAAACCAGCCAGTGTTATTATCGGTCACGAAATAA
- a CDS encoding Mrp/NBP35 family ATP-binding protein: MSSDCNSGSCSSGSCGGAPTELDAGEARMHRTISRIKHKIVVMSGKGGVGKSTVATNIAIGLSLAGKKVGLLDVDVHGPSVPRLLSMRDSKVHIEESFIEPVTWSENLSVMSLGFLLPNSYQPVVWRGPVKMGFIKQLLSDVVWGDLDYMVVDCPPGTGDEPLSVMQLLGNDAQAVIVTTPQGVAIDDVRRSVTFVGDVGNQVLGIVENMSGVVCSQCGNVENIFGKGGGKDLAKEVGVRFLGDIPLDPEIVRSGDEGYAFLSVQKESPTAQSIQKIIKPILMLDDGAAPSHKLHPVLPPHKGTIKVALPVAKGTLAPSMHLAEQYVIATADAETKKIVSTETVDAPKHEAKATASFLERLDTGYVLAKDVPQDTCDALKEKHISLVKGITVNAPVAVVTDFIEGKLLAAG, translated from the coding sequence ATGAGTTCTGACTGCAACAGCGGTAGCTGCTCTTCTGGATCATGCGGCGGAGCACCTACTGAACTGGATGCTGGCGAAGCACGTATGCACCGTACTATAAGCCGTATTAAACATAAAATTGTTGTTATGTCCGGTAAAGGCGGCGTTGGTAAAAGTACCGTTGCCACCAATATTGCTATCGGGCTTTCTCTTGCAGGTAAAAAAGTCGGCTTACTTGATGTCGACGTACACGGCCCAAGCGTGCCACGCCTTTTAAGCATGCGCGACTCCAAAGTTCATATTGAAGAATCTTTCATCGAGCCTGTGACATGGAGCGAAAACCTCTCCGTTATGTCCCTTGGCTTCTTGCTCCCTAACTCCTACCAGCCTGTTGTTTGGCGTGGTCCGGTAAAAATGGGCTTCATCAAACAGTTACTTTCTGATGTTGTATGGGGCGACCTTGACTACATGGTTGTTGACTGCCCTCCAGGAACAGGTGACGAACCACTTTCTGTTATGCAGCTACTTGGTAATGATGCACAGGCTGTTATTGTAACAACACCTCAGGGTGTTGCTATTGACGACGTTCGTCGTTCCGTTACCTTTGTAGGCGACGTAGGCAATCAGGTTCTGGGTATTGTCGAAAACATGAGCGGCGTTGTGTGTTCACAGTGCGGTAATGTAGAAAACATTTTCGGCAAAGGCGGCGGTAAAGATCTTGCTAAAGAAGTAGGCGTACGCTTCCTTGGTGACATTCCACTTGATCCGGAAATTGTTCGTTCCGGTGACGAAGGTTATGCATTCCTTTCTGTTCAAAAAGAAAGCCCGACTGCACAAAGCATTCAAAAAATCATCAAGCCGATCCTCATGCTTGATGATGGCGCTGCTCCTTCCCACAAGCTGCATCCAGTACTGCCACCACACAAAGGCACTATTAAAGTTGCTCTGCCTGTGGCTAAAGGAACATTGGCGCCTTCCATGCATCTTGCTGAACAATATGTCATTGCCACTGCTGATGCTGAAACCAAGAAAATCGTTTCTACAGAAACAGTAGATGCTCCTAAACACGAAGCAAAAGCCACTGCTTCTTTCCTTGAACGTCTTGATACAGGTTATGTATTAGCGAAGGATGTACCACAGGACACATGTGATGCATTGAAAGAGAAACACATTTCTCTTGTTAAAGGCATTACAGTAAATGCTCCTGTTGCTGTAGTTACAGACTTTATTGAAGGAAAACTGCTCGCAGCGGGCTAA
- a CDS encoding HD domain-containing phosphohydrolase, whose protein sequence is MVFQHECQGGGIAYTDESFFKVRLFDLVSALARSLDMVSQTLAGHHTNVGFLTSSIAGCYGLSDAEYRNIVLAAMLHDIGAVSLYPAVDSLLFEDDTIKHSIAGSVIISSSKKLQDIPKLVEHHHTPWEELRELDSYYQLSNIINLADFIDVNTRRDRPVQDQIPDLISLCKKHKGTMFNPDYIEALREAESKPHFYPNLRAAHAQTTLNISSQFDEDVLDADGVLDFTGLFATVIDFRSRFTATHSQGVAVTSCVLGRWLGFNEIQQVLFQIAGRLHDIGKLAVPAALLEKNGRLTSEEFAIIQRHATYTEHILSDIPGLEIIRDWACQHHERLDGTGYPHGLSGDDISLGSRILQVADVFTAITEDRPYRKGMDFAQATKVLRQLGDSQKLDPVVVEVLIERYDEINELRCKGQMQALEHFSNYSEVLYSKYGIVVKDVS, encoded by the coding sequence GTGGTTTTTCAGCATGAGTGTCAGGGGGGCGGGATCGCCTATACAGATGAAAGTTTTTTTAAGGTTCGACTGTTTGATCTTGTCAGTGCACTAGCCCGTTCATTAGACATGGTGTCGCAAACTCTTGCAGGGCATCATACAAATGTCGGTTTTCTTACATCAAGCATAGCTGGGTGTTACGGCTTGAGTGACGCTGAGTACCGAAATATTGTGCTAGCAGCTATGCTGCATGATATAGGTGCTGTGTCACTGTATCCTGCCGTTGATTCATTATTGTTTGAAGATGACACGATTAAGCACTCCATCGCTGGTTCGGTCATAATCAGTTCGTCAAAAAAGTTACAAGATATTCCAAAGCTTGTGGAGCATCATCATACTCCGTGGGAAGAATTGCGTGAGTTGGATAGTTACTATCAACTAAGCAATATTATTAATCTTGCGGATTTTATTGATGTGAATACACGTAGAGATCGCCCCGTGCAGGATCAAATACCGGATTTGATTTCGCTGTGTAAAAAACACAAGGGCACAATGTTTAATCCTGATTACATTGAGGCTCTGCGCGAGGCTGAATCAAAGCCCCATTTTTATCCAAACCTTCGAGCTGCACACGCACAAACAACATTAAATATTTCATCGCAATTTGATGAAGATGTTCTTGATGCAGACGGTGTGCTGGATTTTACTGGGCTATTTGCGACGGTTATTGATTTCCGTAGTCGATTTACAGCAACGCACTCTCAAGGTGTTGCTGTTACATCGTGCGTGCTTGGTCGCTGGCTCGGCTTCAATGAAATCCAGCAAGTGTTGTTTCAAATAGCAGGGCGGTTGCACGATATCGGAAAGCTGGCAGTTCCTGCGGCGTTGCTGGAAAAAAATGGTCGATTGACGAGTGAAGAATTTGCCATCATCCAGCGGCATGCAACATATACGGAGCATATTCTGTCTGATATCCCAGGACTGGAAATTATTCGCGACTGGGCATGCCAGCATCATGAGCGATTAGATGGTACCGGATATCCGCATGGACTTTCTGGTGATGATATTTCGCTTGGCTCACGTATTCTTCAGGTTGCAGATGTGTTTACCGCAATTACTGAAGATCGACCATATCGTAAGGGTATGGACTTTGCGCAGGCAACAAAAGTACTCAGGCAGCTTGGCGATTCTCAAAAGCTTGATCCAGTTGTTGTTGAAGTTCTTATTGAGCGGTATGATGAGATTAATGAACTGCGCTGCAAAGGGCAGATGCAGGCTCTTGAACATTTTTCTAATTATTCAGAAGTGCTGTATAGTAAATATGGCATTGTTGTTAAGGATGTTTCATGA